In a single window of the Arachis hypogaea cultivar Tifrunner chromosome 6, arahy.Tifrunner.gnm2.J5K5, whole genome shotgun sequence genome:
- the LOC112695620 gene encoding tRNA (guanine(37)-N(1))-methyltransferase 2 isoform X2, which produces MLLDESEFDVHLKLWVLRIPCQHCKLATRILNGYMLDKPRVKPITEDPTSRKNRYIILSEKVQNQDLSDIPKEKLDELKGLCEIEVVPYSLTLGYSYWSADHVLKQILPAGFEVPSSFETIGQIAHLNLHKELLPYKDVIAKVIFDKNYPRIKTVVNKVGTITNEFRVPEFEVLAGEHDMVTEVKQYGATFKLDYSLVYWNSRLEHEHKRLVSLFQPGEIICDMFAGIGPFAIPAAQKGCLVYANDLNPDSIHYLRINAKVNKVEDCIYAYNTDARKFISQLMEVPTSEVKLECNVPSLNTCESCNTKDDVETSAETALLIVDRKGIGDRNNNSLEDVECPSNHDDTSVTSAKRSSSSSHEENGKTRGTDSFKGSGKRGSQNKRMRGSEFTDTKTWEHIDHVIMNLPASAVQFLDVFKGLIQRKYWKGNLPWVHCYCFIRATETPETIIAVVESALSACIQNPIFHRVRDVAPNKAMFCLSFRLPEACCREDDQ; this is translated from the exons ATGTTGTTGGATGAGAGTGAGTTTGATGTCCACTTGAAGCTTTGGGTGCTTCGAATTCCTTGCCAACATTGCAAACTCGCCACTCGAATACTCAATGG TTACATGCTTGATAAGCCCCGGGTTAAACCCATCACTGAGGACCCGACATCTCGTAAAAACCGTTACATTATTCTCTCCGAGAAAGTTCAGAACCAAG ATTTATCCGATATTCCGAAGGAAAAGCTCGATGAGCTTAAGGGCTTGTGTGAGATTGAAGTTGTGCCTTACTCATTAACATTAGGGTATTCATATTGGAGTGCTG ATCACGTGCTTAAGCAGATACTGCCTGCTGGATTTGAGGTTCCCTCATCCTTTGAAACAATag GTCAAATTGCCCATTTAAACTTACACAAGGAATTACTTCCCTACAAAGATGTTATTGCGAAGGTTATTTTTGAT AAAAACTATCCAAGAATCAAAACCGTTGTTAATAAAGTGGGAACTATTACAAATGAATTTCGTGTtccagaatttgaagttttagCAGGAGAACATGATATGGTGACAGAAGTGAAGCAATATGGTGCCACTTTTAAGCTTGATTACAGTTTGGTTTATTGGAATTCTAGATTGGAACATGAACATAAAAGATTGGTTTCTCTGTTCCAACCTGGAGAGATCATTTGCGATATGTTTGCGGGTATAGGTCCTTTTGCAATTCCTGCAGCCCAAAAAGGATGCCTAGTCTATGCAAATGATTTGAATCCAGATAGCATTCACTATCTGAGGATCAATGCTAAAGTCAACAAGGTCGAAGATTGCATATATGCATACAACACGGATGCTAGAAAATTCATCTCCCAGCTGATGGAGGTGCCAACTAGTGAGGTTAAATTAGAATGTAATGTTCCAAGTCTGAATACATGTGAGTCATGCAACACAAAAGATGATGTTGAAACAAGTGCAGAAACTGCCTTGCTAATTG TTGATAGAAAGGGCATAGGAGATCGCAATAACAATAGTTTAGAGGATGTAGAATGTCCATCAAACCATGATGATACATCTGTAACTTCTGCTAAGAGATCTTCTAGTAGTTCCCATGAAG AGAATGGAAAGACTCGTGGAACTGATAGCTTTAAAGGTAGTGGGAAAAGAGGAAGCCAAAACAAGAGAATGAGAGGTTCCGAGTTCACTGACACAAAAACTTGGGAGCATATTGACCACGTAATAATGAACCTACCAGCATCAGCTGTTCAGTTTCTAG ATGTATTTAAGGGATTAATCCAGAGGAAATATTGGAAAGGAAATCTACCATGGGTCCACTGCTATTGCTTCATTAGAGCAACTGAAACTCCAGAGACGATAATAGCT GTGGTAGAGTCTGCTTTGAGTGCCTGTATACAAAACCCAATATTTCATCGGGTTAGGGATGTAGCTCCCAACAAG GCAATGTTTTGTTTAAGCTTCAGGTTGCCAGAAGCATGCTGTAGGGAAGATGATCAATAA
- the LOC112695621 gene encoding uncharacterized protein isoform X2 has product MHHYPMVHPYQPYGGVLPIPFHLVQNGMAYFNYYPSIAGSKSYPQLSHVSPYSSGPSDSYTWVGLLNDAINNKKPEMNVAALDSCQEMVLIFIIPLRIARSSSHQIAHGDTTMFIVQDIDCIEGCNTSSRCSCSYCKRSSALPANCCFPG; this is encoded by the exons ATGCATCATTATCCAATGGTCCATCCTTATCAACCTTATGGTGGAGTCCTCCCAATTCCTTTTCATCTTGTTCAAAATGGCATGGCGTACTTCAACTATTATCCTTCTATTGCTGGAAGTAAATCATATCCTCAGTTATCCCATGTCTCGCCGTATTCTAGTGGACCCAGTGATAGTTATACATGGGTTGGACTTTTGAATGatgccatcaacaacaaaaagcCAGA GATGAATGTTGCTGCTTTAGATTCTTGTCAAGAGATGGTGTTGATATTCATCATTCCCTTAAG gatcgcACGATCTTCTAGTCACCAGATAGCGCATGGTGACACTACTATGTTCATAGTGCAGGATATAGATTGCATTGAAG GTTGTAATACTAGTTCTCGATGTTCATGCAGCTATTGCAAAAGATCCTCAGCACTTCCGGCAAATTGTTGTTTTCCTGGTTGA
- the LOC112695621 gene encoding uncharacterized protein isoform X1, giving the protein MHHYPMVHPYQPYGGVLPIPFHLVQNGMAYFNYYPSIAGSKSYPQLSHVSPYSSGPSDSYTWVGLLNDAINNKKPEMNVAALDSCQEMVLIFIIPLRIARSSSHQIAHGDTTMFIVQDIDCIEAIAKDPQHFRQIVVFLVDKFRIDNSLLENYAFSLLQNFIFIYTVSLKYCIYLYFLPLVIKFYFF; this is encoded by the exons ATGCATCATTATCCAATGGTCCATCCTTATCAACCTTATGGTGGAGTCCTCCCAATTCCTTTTCATCTTGTTCAAAATGGCATGGCGTACTTCAACTATTATCCTTCTATTGCTGGAAGTAAATCATATCCTCAGTTATCCCATGTCTCGCCGTATTCTAGTGGACCCAGTGATAGTTATACATGGGTTGGACTTTTGAATGatgccatcaacaacaaaaagcCAGA GATGAATGTTGCTGCTTTAGATTCTTGTCAAGAGATGGTGTTGATATTCATCATTCCCTTAAG gatcgcACGATCTTCTAGTCACCAGATAGCGCATGGTGACACTACTATGTTCATAGTGCAGGATATAGATTGCATTGAAG CTATTGCAAAAGATCCTCAGCACTTCCGGCAAATTGTTGTTTTCCTGGTTGACAAATTTCGGATAGACAATTCTCTTTTGGAGAACTATGCTTTTTCCTTGTTgcaaaattttatctttatttatacagTTTCACTAAAATATTgtatttacttatattttttacctttagttattaaattctattttttttaa
- the LOC112695620 gene encoding tRNA (guanine(37)-N(1))-methyltransferase 2 isoform X1 — MLLDESEFDVHLKLWVLRIPCQHCKLATRILNGYMLDKPRVKPITEDPTSRKNRYIILSEKVQNQDLSDIPKEKLDELKGLCEIEVVPYSLTLGYSYWSADHVLKQILPAGFEVPSSFETIGQIAHLNLHKELLPYKDVIAKVIFDLFMQKNYPRIKTVVNKVGTITNEFRVPEFEVLAGEHDMVTEVKQYGATFKLDYSLVYWNSRLEHEHKRLVSLFQPGEIICDMFAGIGPFAIPAAQKGCLVYANDLNPDSIHYLRINAKVNKVEDCIYAYNTDARKFISQLMEVPTSEVKLECNVPSLNTCESCNTKDDVETSAETALLIVDRKGIGDRNNNSLEDVECPSNHDDTSVTSAKRSSSSSHEENGKTRGTDSFKGSGKRGSQNKRMRGSEFTDTKTWEHIDHVIMNLPASAVQFLDVFKGLIQRKYWKGNLPWVHCYCFIRATETPETIIAVVESALSACIQNPIFHRVRDVAPNKAMFCLSFRLPEACCREDDQ; from the exons ATGTTGTTGGATGAGAGTGAGTTTGATGTCCACTTGAAGCTTTGGGTGCTTCGAATTCCTTGCCAACATTGCAAACTCGCCACTCGAATACTCAATGG TTACATGCTTGATAAGCCCCGGGTTAAACCCATCACTGAGGACCCGACATCTCGTAAAAACCGTTACATTATTCTCTCCGAGAAAGTTCAGAACCAAG ATTTATCCGATATTCCGAAGGAAAAGCTCGATGAGCTTAAGGGCTTGTGTGAGATTGAAGTTGTGCCTTACTCATTAACATTAGGGTATTCATATTGGAGTGCTG ATCACGTGCTTAAGCAGATACTGCCTGCTGGATTTGAGGTTCCCTCATCCTTTGAAACAATag GTCAAATTGCCCATTTAAACTTACACAAGGAATTACTTCCCTACAAAGATGTTATTGCGAAGGTTATTTTTGAT CTATTTATGCAGAAAAACTATCCAAGAATCAAAACCGTTGTTAATAAAGTGGGAACTATTACAAATGAATTTCGTGTtccagaatttgaagttttagCAGGAGAACATGATATGGTGACAGAAGTGAAGCAATATGGTGCCACTTTTAAGCTTGATTACAGTTTGGTTTATTGGAATTCTAGATTGGAACATGAACATAAAAGATTGGTTTCTCTGTTCCAACCTGGAGAGATCATTTGCGATATGTTTGCGGGTATAGGTCCTTTTGCAATTCCTGCAGCCCAAAAAGGATGCCTAGTCTATGCAAATGATTTGAATCCAGATAGCATTCACTATCTGAGGATCAATGCTAAAGTCAACAAGGTCGAAGATTGCATATATGCATACAACACGGATGCTAGAAAATTCATCTCCCAGCTGATGGAGGTGCCAACTAGTGAGGTTAAATTAGAATGTAATGTTCCAAGTCTGAATACATGTGAGTCATGCAACACAAAAGATGATGTTGAAACAAGTGCAGAAACTGCCTTGCTAATTG TTGATAGAAAGGGCATAGGAGATCGCAATAACAATAGTTTAGAGGATGTAGAATGTCCATCAAACCATGATGATACATCTGTAACTTCTGCTAAGAGATCTTCTAGTAGTTCCCATGAAG AGAATGGAAAGACTCGTGGAACTGATAGCTTTAAAGGTAGTGGGAAAAGAGGAAGCCAAAACAAGAGAATGAGAGGTTCCGAGTTCACTGACACAAAAACTTGGGAGCATATTGACCACGTAATAATGAACCTACCAGCATCAGCTGTTCAGTTTCTAG ATGTATTTAAGGGATTAATCCAGAGGAAATATTGGAAAGGAAATCTACCATGGGTCCACTGCTATTGCTTCATTAGAGCAACTGAAACTCCAGAGACGATAATAGCT GTGGTAGAGTCTGCTTTGAGTGCCTGTATACAAAACCCAATATTTCATCGGGTTAGGGATGTAGCTCCCAACAAG GCAATGTTTTGTTTAAGCTTCAGGTTGCCAGAAGCATGCTGTAGGGAAGATGATCAATAA